Within the Sphingobium baderi genome, the region GACGCATCCCGCAGCCCTCTTCCCTTGGGAAGAGGGTGGGGAGAGGGAGTTGTCCCTTCATGGCAAGCGTCTATTCCGTCGTTTCGAACAGGTCCGCCGCATTGGCCGCCGTCGCGGACAGGCGCACGGTGTCGCCTTCGACTTCGGCAATCAGCCCACCGTCGAAATAATGATGCTTCGCCCCTTTGCCGTCCGGCCCCTGCGGGCTATCGGCCTTGGTCAGCTTGATCCGGTTGCCGTCGACATGATCGACGGTGCCCAGATGCACGCCGTCCGCGCCGACGATATTCATATGTTCCTTTATTTGGGACAGATCGGCCATCGCCATTCTCCTTGGTTGGTCCGGTCCCAACGCATGAAACGCCATCCGGTCGCAGGCTCTGCCCGCCGCCCGTCCCACAGTTCGCTCTTTAAGGCCCAAGGATAACAGCCATGCCTCTTCTTCAAGCCAGCAAGGTCTACAAGCCCTTCGAATATCCCTGGGCCTATGAGTTCTGGAAGCGCCAGCAGCAGCTGCATTGGTTGCCGGAGGAAGTGCCGCTGGGTGAGGATTGCCGCGACTGGGCGCAGAAGCTTTCCGACCATGAACGCAACCTGCTGACGCAGATCTTCCGCTTTTTTACTCAGGCGGACGTGGAAGTGCAGGATTGCTACCACGAAAAATATGGCCGCGTGTTCAAGCCGACCGAAGTCAAGATGATGCTGACCGCGTTCAGTAATATGGAGACGGTCCACATCGCCGCCTACAGCCATCTGCTTGACACCATCGGCATGCCCGAAAGCGAATATAGCGCCTTCATGCAATATAAGGAAATGAAGGACAAACACGATTATCTGCAGCAGTTTGGGGTCGACAGCGACGAGGATATTGCCCGCACACTGGCTATGTTCGGCGGCTTTACCGAAGGGTTGCAGCTTTTCGCGAGCTTCGCGATGCTGATGAACTTCCCGCGCTTCAACAAGATGAAGGGCATGGGACAGATCGTCACTTGGTCCGTCCGCGACGAGACGCTGCACTGCGAAGGCATCATCAAGCTGTTCCATACCTTCGTGAAGGAACGCGACTGCCTGACCCCCTCGGTTAAGGACGACATCGTCGATATGTGCCACAAGACGGTGCGGATCGAGGATGCGTTTATCGACCTGGTATTCGAAATGGGGCCGGTGCCGGGCATGACGCCCAAGGACATCAAGCGTTACGTCCGTTACATTGCCGACTGGCGGCTGGGGCAGTTGGGTTTGAAGCCCATCTATATGATCGACGAGCATCCGCTGCCGTGGCTGACCCCGCTGCTCAACGGCGTGGAGCACGCGAACTTCTTCGAAACCCGCGCGACCGAATATTCGAAGGGCGCGACCCGCGGCCAGTGGACCGAAGTATGGGACGCCTTCGACCGCCGCAAGAAGCTCAAGGGCAGCGACCCCGCCAACAGCGACGAGGCAAGCGACCCGGATATGTTCAAGGCGGCGGGCATCGCGGCGGAGTAAAACGGCAAATGCAAGGGCGGTCCGATGGCAGAGCCACCCTTGGCTTTTTCGAGCATTGCACTTTCCCAGGTGGTGGCTGGTTTCCGCTAGGAACGGGCCTTCGCCTCAGGGTTATTCGCCGGATCTCGCGCGATTGATGCCGCCCGATGTCTGCACAGTGATTATCCGATTATCCTGATGCTTGGCTGAACGATCTGTTTTATTCCGTTCATGCAACATTTCCCCTGAGCGCGGGTTCTATGGCCAGAACCGAGTTGAGAAGGGAAGGATATCCCATGAAAATGCATTTCAAACAGCTGCTTGCCGCTTTTTCGCTGGGCGCGATGACGTTGATCGGTGTGGCCGTAACCCCGGCCCATGCCGATCCGCCGCGCTGGTCGAGCCATGATAAGGGACACCGTGACAACTGGAAGGGCAACCGGCACGACAATGGTCGCCACCAAGGCTGGCGGCGTCCAGGCAAGAGCGTCTACAATTATGATTGGAACCGACCCGACCCGCGCTATGGCAAGCGTTATCGGCCGGATCGTTATTATCGCGGCGGCTATCAGCCCATTCGCGTGACGCGCAACACGCGTATTTATCGCGGTTATGACGACCGCTATTATTGCCGCCGTTCTGATGGCACCACGGGCCTGATCGTCGGCGCGGCTTTGGGCGGCCTGCTCGGTAGCCAGCTGGATCGCGGCTATTCCAACACGGCGGGCATCTTGATCGGTGGCGGCGCTGGCGCGCTGCTGGGTCGGGAAATCGACCGCGGCAATCTGAACTGCCGCTAGGGCATCCTGCGGAAAATCGGGGACCGGTTTCCGCTGAAGCGATGCGACAGCAAAGAAGGAGCGCGCGCGACCTGCAGTCGATTTAACGCAGCGCGCTCCAGCTAGGGCGAAGGGCGGGGACATGGCCGCCGCCCTTCGCCGCGCCTCACATGAAAAGATAATCCGCTAGCGCCTCGACCGCAGGGGTTTCTGTTGCGCTGGCGCTGATCGCCTGTCGTATCTCGATGGCAGGCAGAGGGGCCTCCAGCGCCAGCCTTTTGATCCCGTCGATCCGTCCCATGTCGCGCGCCATAGGGCCGAAGGCCGGGAACCAGCCCATGCCCTTCCGCAATGCCGTCATGATATCGAACAGATTGTCCGACTCCAGCGCGGGTGGCCCCGGCGTGATGCCGCCATGCCGCAGGGCATCCTCCGTTATCGCGCGCAGCCCGTTGCCCGGCTCCATCGTTAGCATAGGCGCGGCCTCGACCTCCCAGAACGACACGATTTCCTGCTGCGCCAGCGGATGCGCGCTGCCCGCATAGAGGCTGAGCGGCTCCGACCAGCCATAGCGTGAGTGCAGTCCAGCTGGTTCCCCCAGCGCATAGAAATAGGCGATGTCGACCTTTCCCCGGTCCAAGGCCTCGCGCGCTTGCTCCGCAAGCAGGATATGTAGGTCCAGCGTGATTGCCACATCGTCATTGGCTTCTTCGAACGCGGCCAGCGCCTCCTGGAAATGCCCGAAGACAGGCGGCGGTGCGCCTAGCGTGATCAGCTTGCGTGTCGCCTCGGCAGGCGACGGCGAGGTCGGTTGGGCCGGCGGTTCAGTCCCCATGATCGCCTGTTCCGGATTGTGCTGCCCCAGCAATGTCATGGCCTGCGCCGTCTGATGTCCGGCGCGCGTCAGTCGCGCCGCGCCATGCAGGTCGTCGAACAATCTGTAGCCAAGCCGCATTTCCAGCGCGGCGATATTGCGCGCGATCTCATCGATGCCGATGCCCAGATCGCTGGCGCAGCGCGCAATGCTGCCCGCCGCCACCATCTGCGCGAAAAGGTCAAGTTGGCGCAGGGAAGGCTTGGCCATGAACCGGGTGATAGAGCAAAGCATGTCCCGGGTTAAGCATGAACTTGGCCATGAACTTCGATGCGATATTGACGAAGCCCATAAAATGATGGCAGGGCGCTTTTCCTGACGGGCGGGTATAGCTCAATGGTAGAGCACTAGCCTTCCAAGCTTGTGATGCGGGTTCGATCCCCGCTACCCGCTCCAGTATTACATTGCCCCGTTCAGGTGGCCGCCGATGCCAGCCAGGTGTGCATAGTCGCGATATCTTCGCGATCCGCAGGAGGATGGTGCACGGTGCTGCTTTGCCACCCTGTTGCCCGCGTGCTGCTATGCTGTCGCGGCTTTCGGGCCGGATATCCGAAAGCCGCGAAAAAGCGTCAGGCCCTGGCTGCGACGATGATGATTTCCACCTTATATTCCGGGGCGGCGAGCTTTACTTCGCCGGTGGCGCGGGCGGGCGCGGGGTGTCCCGCGATCCATGCATCCCACACGCCGTTCATTTCGGCGAAGTCGGCCATGTCCGCCAGCCAGATCGTCGCGGTCAAGAGGTGATCCCTGGAACTGCCGGTTTCCTTCAAAAGTTGGTCCACCTGTGCCAGCACGGCGGTGGTCTGCGCGGTGACGCTTTCGCCCGGCGCACCCACCTGCCCGGCTAGATGGACGGTGTTGCCATGCACGACGGCCTGACTCATGCGTGGACCGCATTCGATCCGTTGGATAGTCATGTCTTACATCTCCTTGATGTTGCCGCTGGCGCATGGCGCGCGAAAGGCGTGTCGATAATCCGCCGCCCATTGTCCAATCACGCGCTTCCTGTCCAGTGCCGCCAGCGCTTTTCGCGATGCGTCAGGATTCGGGAAATACCTAGCCCAGGGTTACGGCTCTGCTTTTATGGATGGCCCGGCGCAAGGTCGGGATGCGCGGCCTTGATGGCTGGATGTTTGCGGGCATGGCTCACGGCTGCCATCAGGGCGGGATAGGCCTTGAGGGGCACTGCGAAGCGTTCCGCCGAATAAACCTGAGGGACGAGATGGCAGTCGGCCATGGTGAGGCTGTCGCCAAAAGCGTAGAGGCCGCCATGACGGACGACCATCTCCTCCAGCGCGACAAAGCCGTCCGCGATCCACCGGCCGGTCCATGCCTTTCGCGCATTTCCATCTGCGCCGAGATCGTCCCTTAGCGCGTTCAGCACCCGCGCATTGTTGAGCGGATGGATATCACAGGCCACCGTCATCGCCATGGCGCGCACGATCGCGCGGTCATCGGCCTCTCGCGGGAGCAGAGGAGGATCGGGATAGCGTTCTTCCAGCCATTCTATGATGGCGCTGCTCTGCATGAATATTCGACCGTCTGCCTCCAGTGTGGGCACCAGGCCTTGCGGGTTGAGCGCCCGATAATTGGCGGCGTGCTGTTCGCCGCTCAGCAGATTGACGGGCACCTGCCGATAATCCAGTCCCTTGACGTTCAGGGCAATGCGCGTGCGATAGCTGGTTCCAGACCGCCAATAGCCATGCAATATGAGGTCCATCATATCACAACTCCCATTGTGGGGACGGTGCGATGCGGGCACGGCATTCGCCAAAGCCGATCCGCACGAAGCCTGATGCCTCTGCAAAGGCGGTGATGACGATTTCGTCTCCATCCTCCAGGAAGGTGCGGCTTTCTCCATTGGGCAGGCGGATGGGCACTTTGCCGCCCCTGGTGAGTTCGAGCAGGCTGCCCTTGCTCTCATCTGTCGCACCCGACAGCGTACCCGTGCCCAGCAGGTCGCCGGTGGAGAGATTGCAGCCATTGACGCTGTGATGGGTGAAAAGCTGGGCAACGGTCCAATACATGGCCGTCATCGAACCTTGGCTGAGGCGATGGAGCGGCTGCCCGTCGGCCTGCATCCGCGCAGTGGACAGATAGACTTCCATCGTCACGTTCAATGCTCCGTTCTGCTGGTCGTCGGAGTCGAACAAATAGGGAAGCGGCGCAGGGTCGCTTTCCGGCCGCGCGGGCTGGGCAATGCGATAAGGCCCCAGCGCATCCATGGTGACGATCCAGGGCGACACGCTGCTGTGAAAACTCTTGGCGAGGAAGGGGCCGAGCGGCTGATATTCCCATGCCTGTATATCCCGCGCCGACCAGTCGTTCAGGATGGAAAGCCCGGCCATATGATCCGCCGCCTGCTTAATCGGGATGGGATGGCCCAGCGCATTGCCGCGCCCGACCCAGATCGCCATTTCCAGTTCGTGATCCAGCCTTTTGCAAGGGCCGAACAAGGGCGTCTCCGCTCCCGGCGGCATGGTCTGCCCATTGGGACGAACGACATCCTCGCCTGAAAGCCGAACGGAAGATGCGCGGCCATGATAGCCGATAGGAACATATTTATAGTTGGGTAGCAGTGGATTGTCGGGCCGGAACAGCTTCCCAACGTTCACGGCATGATGGATGCCGGCATAAAAATCCGTATAGTCGCCGATATGAACGGGCAGGTGCAGCTTGCACTGATCCACGGGATAAAGCGCTGGACGAGCGGATTTTTCTGCGGCCGGATCGGTCAGCAGACGGAACAGGCCATGGCGCAGCGCGCGCAATGCATCCTTGCCTGCGGCCAACAGATTGTTGAGGGTGGAACTGTCCGCCAGCCGCGCCGCGTCGCCTGCGTCTTGCGGCAGGAGGGGAGCGACCGCCCCTAGGTCGAGAATTTTCGTGCCGATCGCGACACCGCCGCGCGGCCTTTCTGATGATGGCGAGAATAATCCCAAGGGGAGATTCTGGACCGGAAAATCGCTATGTCCGTTCGCGCTCTCAACCCAGCTTCGGGCGGCAGGATCGTGCGTGAAATCGACCCGGGCCATCAAATCTCATCCTCCTTGTGCAGCCAGTCCGCATGGCGGGGCGCTTTCTTGGTTTGTGCCCATTCCTCCAGCATCAACGGCGCGAGGCGCGTTAGTTCGGCATATTGTTCCTGCGTCCCGATATTGCAGGCCAGTTCGATGCGATGACCGCTCGGATCGAAGAAATAGATGGATTTGAAAATGCCGTGATAGGTGGGGCCGAGCACTTCGACGCCCTCTCCCTCGATATGCGCCTTGGCGGCGTGCAGGGCATCCATGTCGGGCACTTCGAAGGCAAGATGCTGGACCCAGGCCGGCGTATTGGGATCACGCCCCATTTCGGGCTGATTAGGCAGTTCGAAAAAGGCCAGTATATTGCCGCCCCCGCAATTCAGGAACACATGCATATAGGGGTCATAAGTTCCGGTCGAAGGCACATGATCCTCGGCAAAGGCCGTGGTGTAGGTCATGCCCAACACCCGCTGATACCATTCCACCGTCTCTTTCGCATCACGGCAGCGATAAGCGACATGATGGATGCGGCTGATCCTGAATGGAGGCATGATCCTCTCCTGGCTGCTGCGCGCTCCGCCGTCCTTGCGACCGACAAACTGGTATCAGTTGGCACTATTTTACGCTTTGCGAAATATAGTGTCAACTGATACCAGTTTGCAATGTCCCGAAAGACGCTGCGGCTCGATCAGTTTCTGCCCTATCGCCTGTCGGTCGCGGCCAATCGCGTTAGCAACGCGATTGCCAGCGCCTATGACAGGCTTTTCGC harbors:
- a CDS encoding DUF2171 domain-containing protein, with the translated sequence MADLSQIKEHMNIVGADGVHLGTVDHVDGNRIKLTKADSPQGPDGKGAKHHYFDGGLIAEVEGDTVRLSATAANAADLFETTE
- a CDS encoding ribonucleotide-diphosphate reductase subunit beta, which translates into the protein MPLLQASKVYKPFEYPWAYEFWKRQQQLHWLPEEVPLGEDCRDWAQKLSDHERNLLTQIFRFFTQADVEVQDCYHEKYGRVFKPTEVKMMLTAFSNMETVHIAAYSHLLDTIGMPESEYSAFMQYKEMKDKHDYLQQFGVDSDEDIARTLAMFGGFTEGLQLFASFAMLMNFPRFNKMKGMGQIVTWSVRDETLHCEGIIKLFHTFVKERDCLTPSVKDDIVDMCHKTVRIEDAFIDLVFEMGPVPGMTPKDIKRYVRYIADWRLGQLGLKPIYMIDEHPLPWLTPLLNGVEHANFFETRATEYSKGATRGQWTEVWDAFDRRKKLKGSDPANSDEASDPDMFKAAGIAAE
- a CDS encoding glycine zipper 2TM domain-containing protein, with the translated sequence MKMHFKQLLAAFSLGAMTLIGVAVTPAHADPPRWSSHDKGHRDNWKGNRHDNGRHQGWRRPGKSVYNYDWNRPDPRYGKRYRPDRYYRGGYQPIRVTRNTRIYRGYDDRYYCRRSDGTTGLIVGAALGGLLGSQLDRGYSNTAGILIGGGAGALLGREIDRGNLNCR
- a CDS encoding LysR family transcriptional regulator, whose product is MAKPSLRQLDLFAQMVAAGSIARCASDLGIGIDEIARNIAALEMRLGYRLFDDLHGAARLTRAGHQTAQAMTLLGQHNPEQAIMGTEPPAQPTSPSPAEATRKLITLGAPPPVFGHFQEALAAFEEANDDVAITLDLHILLAEQAREALDRGKVDIAYFYALGEPAGLHSRYGWSEPLSLYAGSAHPLAQQEIVSFWEVEAAPMLTMEPGNGLRAITEDALRHGGITPGPPALESDNLFDIMTALRKGMGWFPAFGPMARDMGRIDGIKRLALEAPLPAIEIRQAISASATETPAVEALADYLFM
- a CDS encoding RidA family protein, giving the protein MTIQRIECGPRMSQAVVHGNTVHLAGQVGAPGESVTAQTTAVLAQVDQLLKETGSSRDHLLTATIWLADMADFAEMNGVWDAWIAGHPAPARATGEVKLAAPEYKVEIIIVAARA
- the maiA gene encoding maleylacetoacetate isomerase; the protein is MMDLILHGYWRSGTSYRTRIALNVKGLDYRQVPVNLLSGEQHAANYRALNPQGLVPTLEADGRIFMQSSAIIEWLEERYPDPPLLPREADDRAIVRAMAMTVACDIHPLNNARVLNALRDDLGADGNARKAWTGRWIADGFVALEEMVVRHGGLYAFGDSLTMADCHLVPQVYSAERFAVPLKAYPALMAAVSHARKHPAIKAAHPDLAPGHP
- the fahA gene encoding fumarylacetoacetase, yielding MARVDFTHDPAARSWVESANGHSDFPVQNLPLGLFSPSSERPRGGVAIGTKILDLGAVAPLLPQDAGDAARLADSSTLNNLLAAGKDALRALRHGLFRLLTDPAAEKSARPALYPVDQCKLHLPVHIGDYTDFYAGIHHAVNVGKLFRPDNPLLPNYKYVPIGYHGRASSVRLSGEDVVRPNGQTMPPGAETPLFGPCKRLDHELEMAIWVGRGNALGHPIPIKQAADHMAGLSILNDWSARDIQAWEYQPLGPFLAKSFHSSVSPWIVTMDALGPYRIAQPARPESDPAPLPYLFDSDDQQNGALNVTMEVYLSTARMQADGQPLHRLSQGSMTAMYWTVAQLFTHHSVNGCNLSTGDLLGTGTLSGATDESKGSLLELTRGGKVPIRLPNGESRTFLEDGDEIVITAFAEASGFVRIGFGECRARIAPSPQWEL
- a CDS encoding VOC family protein, translated to MPPFRISRIHHVAYRCRDAKETVEWYQRVLGMTYTTAFAEDHVPSTGTYDPYMHVFLNCGGGNILAFFELPNQPEMGRDPNTPAWVQHLAFEVPDMDALHAAKAHIEGEGVEVLGPTYHGIFKSIYFFDPSGHRIELACNIGTQEQYAELTRLAPLMLEEWAQTKKAPRHADWLHKEDEI